One Natrinema marinum genomic window carries:
- a CDS encoding transcription initiation factor IIB, whose translation MTRSTRQRERTRETDETEEQEGVRACPECESDNLVKDSDRGELICEDCGLVVEEEQIDPGPEWRAFNHQERQEKSRVGAPTTQTMHDKGLTTTIDWKDKDAYGRSISSKKRSQMHRLRKWQERIRTKDAGERNLQFALSEIDRMASALGVPRSVREVASVIYRRALKEDLIRGRSIEGVATSALYAACRKEGIPRSLEEISEVSRVERKEIGRTYRYISQELGLEMRPVDPKKYVPRFCSELELSEEVQTKANEIIEKTAEEGLLSGKSPTGYAAAAIYAASLLCNEKKTQREVADVAQVTEVTIRNRYQEQIEAMGIHG comes from the coding sequence ATGACACGGTCCACCCGCCAGCGGGAGCGAACGCGCGAGACGGACGAGACCGAGGAACAAGAGGGGGTACGTGCCTGCCCCGAGTGTGAATCGGATAATCTCGTCAAGGACTCCGACCGGGGAGAGCTCATCTGTGAAGACTGTGGGCTCGTCGTGGAGGAGGAACAGATCGACCCCGGCCCGGAGTGGCGGGCGTTCAATCACCAGGAACGGCAGGAAAAGTCCCGCGTCGGCGCACCGACGACCCAGACGATGCACGACAAGGGGCTGACGACGACGATCGACTGGAAGGACAAGGACGCCTACGGACGCTCTATTTCCTCGAAAAAGCGCAGTCAGATGCACCGACTGCGCAAGTGGCAAGAACGGATCCGCACCAAAGACGCCGGCGAACGGAATCTTCAATTCGCGTTAAGCGAGATCGACCGAATGGCATCCGCGCTGGGCGTGCCGCGCTCGGTTCGCGAAGTCGCTTCGGTGATCTACCGGCGCGCACTCAAAGAAGACCTCATCCGCGGGCGCTCGATCGAGGGCGTCGCGACATCCGCGCTGTACGCCGCGTGTCGAAAGGAAGGGATCCCGCGAAGCTTGGAGGAAATCTCGGAAGTCTCCCGCGTCGAACGCAAAGAGATCGGTCGCACGTATCGATACATCTCGCAGGAACTCGGCCTCGAGATGCGTCCCGTCGACCCGAAAAAGTACGTCCCCCGCTTCTGTTCTGAACTCGAACTCTCCGAAGAGGTCCAGACCAAAGCCAACGAGATCATCGAGAAGACGGCCGAGGAAGGGCTCCTCTCCGGAAAGTCACCAACCGGCTACGCCGCCGCCGCGATCTACGCCGCCTCGCTGCTGTGCAACGAGAAGAAGACCCAGCGCGAAGTGGCCGACGTCGCGCAGGTGACCGAAGTGACGATCCGGAACCGCTATCAAGAGCAGATCGAAGCGATGGGCATTCACGGCTGA
- a CDS encoding helix-turn-helix domain-containing protein — protein MTTIAELSLSTDGFALAETFQQLPALEVRVESVVAEGPVRTTPLVWFSNVDRDDVESAIEADPTVAEYSQLLEDTEDGELFYRLQYTEEVGSICRCVYTHGGTVLDAHVTDGQWTLRLLFPDREGLSSAVSAIEERDVRIDIKRMVEAGQNDDLETTAAALTEPQQEAIAEAYRQGYYDVPREISLEELANELDISHQALSERLRRANRVLAGEQLDEPAGEMATPD, from the coding sequence ATGACGACCATCGCAGAACTTTCGCTTTCGACAGACGGGTTCGCGCTCGCAGAGACATTCCAGCAACTACCGGCCCTCGAGGTCCGCGTCGAAAGCGTCGTCGCGGAAGGGCCGGTCCGGACGACGCCTCTCGTCTGGTTCTCGAACGTCGACCGCGACGACGTAGAGAGCGCCATCGAGGCGGACCCGACCGTCGCCGAGTACAGCCAACTGCTCGAGGACACCGAAGACGGCGAACTGTTCTACCGGCTGCAGTACACCGAGGAAGTCGGCTCGATCTGCCGATGTGTCTATACGCACGGCGGAACGGTCCTCGACGCCCACGTCACGGACGGCCAGTGGACGCTCCGACTCCTCTTCCCCGACCGCGAGGGGCTCTCGAGCGCCGTCTCTGCCATCGAGGAACGCGACGTCCGGATCGACATCAAGCGCATGGTCGAGGCCGGCCAGAACGACGACCTCGAGACGACGGCGGCTGCCCTGACCGAACCCCAGCAGGAGGCCATCGCCGAGGCCTATCGGCAGGGGTACTACGACGTGCCCCGTGAGATCTCGCTCGAGGAACTCGCGAACGAACTCGACATCTCCCACCAGGCGCTCTCCGAACGGCTGCGCCGGGCGAACCGCGTCCTCGCGGGCGAACAGTTGGACGAGCCGGCCGGTGAGATGGCGACGCCAGACTGA
- a CDS encoding PadR family transcriptional regulator, whose product MSEAQSITGEQSIARELTAFQNNILVILAKEPMYGLAIKRELEDYYGTEVNHGRLYPNLDELVDLGLVEKSELDKRTNQYSLTDDGYDAVLDGIEWTLSKVVTGDDRADEISEIVENSY is encoded by the coding sequence ATGTCAGAGGCACAATCAATCACCGGCGAACAGAGCATTGCACGCGAACTCACCGCCTTCCAGAACAACATCCTCGTCATCCTCGCCAAAGAGCCCATGTACGGGCTCGCGATCAAGCGCGAACTCGAGGACTACTACGGCACGGAAGTAAACCACGGGCGTCTCTACCCCAACCTCGACGAACTCGTCGATCTGGGGCTGGTCGAGAAGAGCGAACTCGACAAGCGAACCAACCAGTACTCGCTGACCGATGACGGCTACGACGCCGTCCTCGACGGTATCGAGTGGACGCTCTCGAAGGTCGTCACGGGCGACGACCGCGCCGACGAGATTTCCGAGATCGTCGAGAACAGTTACTGA
- the gfcR gene encoding transcriptional regulator GfcR → MKNVDDLIESAAELAARGLSKGEIADELNVSRETASWLVERSGTAPQTSEQPPQRSDTAGAGGPQDIHVDWSAVGRDSKRMSHIASAMADLLAKHGEDVDLTIGIEKAGGPIATLVARELETDLGTYTPAKHQWEEGDIEELGGTFSRNFAGIRDRECYVVDDTITSGTTMRETIEAIRAEGGTPLACVVLADKQGLEELEGVPVYSLLQVISVGKDE, encoded by the coding sequence ATGAAAAACGTCGACGACCTGATCGAGAGCGCGGCCGAGCTCGCGGCTCGGGGCCTCTCGAAGGGCGAAATCGCGGACGAGTTGAACGTCTCGCGGGAGACCGCGAGCTGGCTCGTCGAACGAAGCGGGACAGCTCCGCAGACATCCGAACAACCGCCACAGCGATCCGACACCGCCGGTGCCGGCGGCCCGCAGGATATTCACGTCGACTGGTCGGCGGTCGGACGGGACAGCAAGCGGATGAGCCACATCGCGTCGGCGATGGCCGACCTGCTCGCGAAACACGGCGAGGACGTGGATCTGACGATCGGCATCGAGAAGGCCGGCGGCCCCATTGCCACCCTCGTCGCCCGCGAACTCGAGACCGATCTCGGGACCTACACCCCCGCGAAACACCAGTGGGAAGAAGGCGACATCGAAGAGCTCGGCGGCACCTTCTCGCGCAATTTCGCCGGCATCCGCGACCGCGAGTGTTACGTCGTCGACGACACCATCACCAGCGGCACCACCATGCGCGAAACGATCGAGGCGATCCGCGCCGAAGGCGGGACACCGCTGGCGTGTGTCGTCCTCGCGGACAAGCAGGGCCTCGAGGAGCTCGAGGGCGTCCCCGTCTACTCGCTGTTGCAGGTCATCAGCGTCGGCAAAGACGAGTAA
- a CDS encoding endonuclease III domain-containing protein — protein MSDDPEPTENISGGADGGGAAAEFDPATADTRAELVVDRLGELYWQKTYGGQDAFTCLVRTILSQNTSDKASQPAHDALLERYDGSASQRDARSASGARRERREGLDDANGEAVSGRSRADEIDLAESLANAEQSTLAETISSAGLYNQKSEIIIDVAEWVLEEFGSAAAFDEFVKDEEPSQVRETLLSVRGVGPKTADCVLLFSGGRGGVFPVDTHVHRIYRRMGIAPPEADHEGVRAVLERDVPAAKCGFGHTATIQFGREYCRARKPACLEDPEACPMADVCEQVGVYPETDEVVDPAEAPEAE, from the coding sequence ATGAGCGACGATCCGGAGCCGACCGAGAACATCAGCGGCGGCGCGGACGGCGGCGGTGCGGCGGCCGAGTTCGATCCGGCCACCGCGGACACCCGCGCGGAACTGGTCGTCGACCGGCTGGGTGAACTGTACTGGCAGAAAACGTACGGCGGGCAGGACGCCTTCACCTGCCTCGTTCGAACGATCCTGAGCCAGAACACGAGCGACAAGGCGAGCCAGCCGGCCCACGACGCCCTGCTCGAGCGCTACGATGGTAGCGCGTCACAACGCGACGCACGCAGCGCGAGCGGTGCGAGGCGCGAACGACGTGAGGGTCTCGATGATGCGAACGGCGAAGCCGTGAGCGGGCGATCGCGAGCGGACGAAATCGATCTCGCCGAATCGCTCGCGAACGCCGAACAGTCGACGCTCGCCGAAACGATCAGTTCGGCGGGCCTGTACAACCAGAAATCGGAGATCATCATCGACGTCGCCGAGTGGGTGCTCGAGGAGTTCGGCTCCGCCGCGGCCTTCGACGAGTTCGTGAAAGACGAAGAGCCGTCCCAGGTGCGAGAGACGCTGCTCTCCGTCCGCGGCGTCGGGCCGAAGACGGCGGACTGCGTCCTGCTCTTTTCGGGCGGCCGTGGCGGCGTCTTCCCCGTCGACACGCACGTCCACCGGATCTATCGGCGCATGGGGATCGCGCCGCCAGAGGCCGACCACGAGGGGGTTCGTGCGGTCCTCGAGCGCGACGTGCCCGCGGCCAAGTGTGGCTTCGGCCACACGGCGACGATCCAATTCGGCCGGGAGTACTGCCGGGCACGGAAGCCGGCCTGCCTCGAGGACCCCGAAGCGTGTCCGATGGCCGATGTCTGTGAGCAGGTCGGCGTCTACCCCGAAACCGACGAAGTCGTCGATCCCGCCGAGGCCCCCGAGGCCGAGTGA
- a CDS encoding DUF7108 family protein, producing the protein MTNPDAVDDPNAVDGADRPDENDGEELPRGVVDEIERLTRLERTAVDENEADAYETRRDDLLDEYEFTARIRDDDGDDVLVCHPAEWQADGVIRTDRIEDIDRAVEIPLEGTGDPNDWDKVDARNRELVADVRAAHGEVHGDNAALLADFAGNHYAKPIASLTSAEITEFRTEYFVRNAWPSEKQREMIGESIELAFETAGEPIPDVQ; encoded by the coding sequence ATGACGAACCCGGACGCGGTAGACGATCCAAACGCGGTGGACGGCGCCGACCGTCCCGACGAGAACGACGGCGAGGAACTCCCCAGAGGCGTCGTCGACGAGATCGAGCGGCTGACCCGCCTCGAGCGTACTGCTGTCGACGAGAACGAGGCCGACGCCTACGAGACGCGGCGCGACGACCTGCTCGACGAGTACGAGTTCACCGCCCGAATCCGCGACGACGACGGCGACGACGTGCTCGTTTGCCACCCCGCGGAGTGGCAAGCAGACGGCGTCATCCGAACCGACCGCATCGAAGACATCGACCGCGCGGTAGAGATTCCGCTCGAGGGAACGGGTGATCCGAACGACTGGGACAAAGTCGACGCGCGGAATCGGGAGCTCGTCGCAGATGTGCGGGCAGCTCACGGCGAGGTCCACGGCGACAACGCGGCGCTGCTCGCCGATTTCGCGGGCAACCACTACGCAAAGCCGATCGCGTCGCTGACGAGCGCGGAGATCACGGAGTTCCGGACCGAATACTTCGTGCGGAACGCCTGGCCGTCGGAAAAACAACGGGAGATGATCGGCGAGTCGATCGAACTCGCCTTCGAAACGGCCGGAGAACCGATTCCAGACGTTCAGTAA
- a CDS encoding HAD family hydrolase — translation MERYDLVYRLYDEYDTKTLREYQEFVDVFPAVDSRVALEHWQGATEELEERKDEIRSSFAAGETFAEIAAHATRDQAFTALDLEAKYGRAVNVLVLDVDETLRSAGGTDNEIPRDTLHLLTEFHEAGVPIVICTGQTLENVKGFAIQGLGSEIVHSGDLSIVYEAGTGVFTPGHGADTKQLLYEDLGEEIRSVFDDVRSRVLPEAPEDLRRGCHLQGNEFNVTIKPNYETGSTDARAIIDEALVYLIDLLADAVGATLEGDDADHSHTDADDDGGTTLSDETIVDWTRAYYAAQDSEVRAVLEGEGAYPDLDTDAIPERLAAVLERIDVAYYEADAAEIGSLELNKVVGVERALNVLGVDDPFALVMGDSKSDLRVMQWVAENDAGIAAAPEHASQDTLEHVLEMDDLVFDRGKSVDILRTVYALNRLARLG, via the coding sequence ATGGAACGGTACGATCTCGTCTATCGGCTCTACGACGAGTACGACACGAAGACGTTACGCGAGTACCAGGAGTTCGTCGACGTGTTCCCCGCCGTCGACTCTCGGGTCGCCCTCGAGCACTGGCAGGGCGCGACGGAGGAACTCGAGGAGCGCAAAGACGAGATCCGGTCGTCGTTCGCGGCCGGCGAGACGTTCGCGGAGATCGCCGCACACGCGACCCGCGATCAGGCCTTCACCGCGTTGGACCTCGAGGCGAAGTACGGTCGCGCGGTGAACGTTCTCGTGCTCGACGTCGACGAGACGTTGCGCTCGGCCGGCGGGACCGACAACGAAATCCCGCGGGACACGCTGCACCTGCTGACGGAATTTCACGAGGCCGGCGTTCCGATCGTCATCTGCACGGGTCAGACCTTGGAGAACGTGAAGGGGTTCGCGATCCAGGGGTTGGGCAGCGAAATCGTCCACTCGGGTGATCTCTCGATCGTCTACGAAGCGGGGACGGGCGTGTTCACGCCGGGCCACGGCGCGGACACGAAGCAACTGCTCTACGAGGACCTGGGTGAGGAAATCCGATCGGTCTTCGACGACGTGCGCTCGCGGGTACTGCCGGAGGCCCCCGAAGATCTTCGCCGAGGCTGTCACCTCCAGGGCAACGAGTTCAACGTCACCATCAAGCCCAACTACGAGACCGGTTCGACGGACGCCCGCGCGATCATCGACGAGGCGCTGGTCTACCTCATCGACCTGCTCGCCGACGCCGTCGGTGCGACGCTCGAGGGCGACGACGCGGACCACAGCCACACCGACGCGGACGACGACGGTGGGACGACCCTGTCCGACGAGACGATCGTCGACTGGACGCGCGCCTATTACGCCGCGCAGGACTCCGAGGTCAGGGCCGTTCTCGAGGGCGAGGGGGCCTACCCCGATCTCGATACCGACGCGATTCCGGAGCGGCTCGCGGCGGTCTTAGAGCGCATCGATGTCGCCTACTACGAGGCCGACGCGGCCGAAATCGGCAGTCTCGAGTTGAACAAGGTCGTCGGCGTCGAGCGCGCGCTGAACGTGCTGGGCGTCGACGACCCGTTCGCGCTCGTGATGGGCGACTCCAAGAGCGACCTGCGCGTCATGCAGTGGGTGGCCGAAAACGACGCCGGTATCGCGGCCGCGCCGGAACACGCCTCGCAGGACACCTTAGAGCACGTCCTCGAGATGGACGACCTCGTCTTCGATCGCGGGAAGAGCGTCGACATCCTGCGGACGGTGTACGCGCTCAATCGACTGGCTCGACTCGGCTGA
- a CDS encoding DUF371 domain-containing protein: protein MKEVIHARGHEHVTAEHASTFEVTTDDYLTPAGDCILAIEADRAPADFDPEFVAACRDADATITFEIEADGHRESVTGRGDPALEFTNERSAVGRTSDYVDDRTIVNGAAFAAEGFDRDLVAALADGAEATVTISVE from the coding sequence ATGAAAGAAGTCATTCACGCTCGCGGCCACGAGCACGTCACCGCCGAGCATGCGAGCACCTTCGAGGTAACGACGGACGACTACCTCACCCCCGCGGGCGACTGCATCCTCGCGATCGAAGCCGACCGCGCACCCGCAGACTTCGACCCCGAGTTCGTCGCGGCCTGCCGGGACGCCGACGCGACGATCACGTTCGAGATCGAGGCCGACGGCCACCGCGAGTCGGTGACGGGACGAGGCGATCCCGCGCTCGAGTTCACCAACGAGCGTAGTGCGGTCGGTCGGACCAGCGATTACGTCGACGATCGGACGATCGTGAACGGGGCCGCGTTCGCGGCCGAGGGATTCGATCGCGACCTCGTGGCGGCGCTGGCCGACGGCGCCGAGGCGACGGTGACGATTTCGGTCGAGTGA
- the rnhA gene encoding ribonuclease HI, whose protein sequence is MPVIECDVETARERLEAANVAVGSGNTDHERWRASRGDATAVAYDDKVVIQGADPRDLEALLREGGGRAHVYFDGGSRGNPGPAAVGWVIVTGDGIVAEDGETIGSATNNQAEYEALIAGLEAARDYGYDEVHIRGDSELIVKQVRGEYDTNNPELREKRVTVHELLAAFEEWTLEYVPREVNERADGLVNEALDQA, encoded by the coding sequence ATGCCCGTCATCGAGTGCGATGTGGAGACGGCTCGCGAGCGGCTCGAGGCGGCAAACGTTGCCGTCGGATCGGGAAATACCGACCACGAACGCTGGCGCGCGAGCCGCGGCGACGCAACCGCCGTCGCCTACGACGACAAAGTCGTGATTCAGGGGGCCGACCCGCGGGATCTCGAGGCACTGTTGCGAGAGGGTGGCGGGCGCGCACACGTCTACTTCGATGGCGGCTCGCGCGGGAACCCCGGCCCTGCCGCGGTCGGCTGGGTGATCGTCACCGGCGACGGCATCGTCGCCGAGGACGGCGAGACGATCGGCTCCGCGACGAACAACCAAGCCGAGTACGAGGCGCTGATCGCGGGCCTCGAGGCCGCCCGCGACTACGGTTACGACGAGGTCCACATTCGCGGCGACTCCGAACTCATCGTCAAGCAGGTCCGCGGCGAGTACGACACTAACAACCCCGAACTGCGCGAGAAGCGCGTGACCGTCCACGAGCTACTGGCCGCGTTCGAGGAATGGACCCTCGAGTACGTCCCGCGCGAGGTCAACGAACGCGCGGACGGCCTCGTGAACGAGGCGCTCGATCAAGCCTGA
- a CDS encoding alkaline phosphatase family protein: protein MGLFDRLRGDGDPRVAFIGVDGVPYSLLSENEELFPNFAAIADEGTASEISSIVPPESSACWPSLTTGVNPGETGVYGFQDREVGTYDTYVPMGREVQADRVWDRVQEEGRKATVLNVPVTFPPQRNVQRMVSGFLSPGLAKAAYPDEVREYLETLDYRIDVNPKLGHQDDKSEFIEDAHATVDARFEAFEHYIEEDDWDLFFGVFMTTDRVNHFLFKDYERDGEYRDEFIEFYRKVDDYIGRLREALPEDVTMIVASDHGFTSLDYEVHFNEWLREEGWLSFRTDEPEELGDIADETTAYSFIPGRFYINLEGREPRGSVPQDEYDAVRDELKADLEALEGPNGNNVVDRVVEKERAFRGDHDDIAPDLVAIPNKGFDLKSGFKADSEIFDTGPRNGMHSFDNTSLYIDSPDATIDDADLFDITPTILELMDIDYGRGEFDGTSLV, encoded by the coding sequence ATGGGTCTGTTCGATCGATTGCGGGGCGACGGCGATCCCCGGGTCGCATTTATCGGGGTCGACGGCGTGCCGTATAGTCTCCTGTCGGAGAACGAGGAACTGTTCCCCAATTTCGCCGCGATCGCCGACGAGGGCACGGCGAGCGAGATCTCGAGTATCGTGCCGCCCGAATCCAGCGCCTGCTGGCCCTCGCTGACGACCGGCGTCAATCCCGGCGAGACTGGCGTCTACGGCTTCCAGGATCGAGAGGTCGGCACCTACGACACCTACGTTCCGATGGGCCGTGAGGTCCAGGCCGACCGCGTCTGGGACCGCGTACAGGAGGAAGGTCGCAAGGCCACCGTGTTGAACGTCCCCGTCACGTTCCCACCCCAGCGCAACGTCCAGCGGATGGTCTCGGGCTTCCTCTCGCCCGGCCTCGCGAAGGCCGCCTACCCGGACGAGGTTCGCGAGTATCTGGAGACGCTCGACTACCGGATCGACGTCAACCCGAAACTCGGCCATCAGGACGACAAGTCTGAGTTCATCGAGGACGCCCACGCCACCGTCGACGCCCGGTTCGAGGCCTTCGAACACTACATCGAGGAGGACGACTGGGACCTGTTCTTCGGCGTCTTCATGACGACCGACCGGGTCAACCACTTCCTGTTCAAAGACTACGAGCGCGATGGCGAGTACAGAGACGAGTTCATCGAGTTCTATCGGAAGGTCGACGACTACATCGGTCGGTTGCGCGAAGCGCTGCCGGAAGACGTCACCATGATCGTCGCCTCCGACCACGGCTTCACCAGCTTGGACTACGAGGTCCACTTCAACGAGTGGCTCCGCGAGGAGGGCTGGCTCTCCTTCCGGACTGACGAGCCCGAGGAACTGGGCGACATCGCCGACGAAACGACGGCCTACTCGTTCATCCCCGGTCGCTTCTACATCAACCTCGAGGGACGTGAGCCCCGCGGCTCCGTGCCCCAAGACGAGTACGACGCCGTCCGCGACGAACTCAAAGCCGACCTCGAGGCGCTCGAAGGACCGAACGGGAACAACGTCGTCGACCGCGTGGTCGAGAAAGAACGGGCGTTCCGTGGCGACCACGACGACATCGCGCCCGATCTGGTCGCAATCCCGAACAAGGGCTTCGACCTCAAATCCGGCTTCAAGGCTGACTCCGAGATCTTCGACACCGGTCCTCGAAACGGGATGCACAGTTTCGACAACACGTCGCTGTACATCGACAGCCCCGACGCGACGATCGACGACGCCGACCTCTTCGACATCACGCCCACGATCCTCGAGCTGATGGACATCGACTACGGTCGTGGCGAGTTCGACGGCACGAGCCTCGTCTGA
- a CDS encoding glucose 1-dehydrogenase, whose translation MKAIAVQPGAGVPEIVERPVPEPAPGEALVRICRVGVDGTDYEVIEGSHGGVPAGDDRLVLGHEAVGVVEDANGTGLEEGQYVVPTVRRPPAGVETNDYFERGEPDMAPEGEYVERGIVGAHGFMAEYITSPADCLVPIPAELAAWGFLVEPISITEKALEHAYATRSAFDWQPESALVLGNGSLGLLTVAMFTETLGYERVYCLGRRDRPDPSIDIIERLGATYIDSRETPLAEIPDAYEPMDLVYEATGYAKHAFESVDALAPNGVAALLGVPGDWSFEIDGGRLHRELVLHNKAIVGSVNSNRGHFEAAIDTLAALPEGVLEAIVTGVYGLEEVDLAFPKATASVPAGHGATAAPNDDTPIKTAVEFTDI comes from the coding sequence ATGAAAGCCATCGCAGTCCAGCCCGGAGCGGGTGTCCCCGAAATCGTCGAGCGACCCGTTCCAGAACCAGCCCCCGGCGAGGCCCTCGTCCGGATCTGCCGCGTCGGCGTCGACGGCACCGACTACGAGGTCATCGAAGGGAGCCACGGTGGCGTCCCCGCGGGTGACGACCGACTCGTGCTCGGCCACGAGGCCGTCGGCGTCGTCGAAGACGCCAACGGAACGGGCCTCGAGGAAGGCCAGTACGTCGTCCCGACGGTCCGCCGACCCCCAGCGGGCGTCGAGACCAACGATTACTTCGAGCGCGGCGAGCCCGATATGGCCCCCGAGGGCGAGTACGTCGAGCGCGGCATCGTCGGCGCGCACGGATTCATGGCCGAGTACATCACGAGCCCGGCCGACTGCCTCGTCCCGATTCCCGCCGAACTCGCGGCGTGGGGCTTCCTCGTCGAACCGATCAGCATCACCGAGAAGGCCCTCGAGCACGCGTACGCGACTCGCTCGGCGTTCGATTGGCAGCCCGAGTCCGCGCTCGTCCTCGGCAACGGCTCGCTCGGCCTGCTGACCGTCGCGATGTTCACCGAGACGCTCGGCTACGAGCGCGTCTACTGCCTCGGCCGTCGCGACCGGCCCGACCCCTCGATCGACATCATCGAGCGGCTGGGCGCGACCTATATCGACTCCCGCGAAACGCCCCTCGCCGAGATTCCCGACGCGTACGAGCCGATGGACCTCGTCTACGAGGCGACCGGCTACGCGAAACACGCCTTCGAGTCGGTCGACGCGCTCGCTCCCAACGGCGTCGCCGCCTTACTCGGCGTCCCCGGCGACTGGTCGTTCGAGATCGACGGCGGCCGCCTCCACCGCGAACTCGTCCTCCACAACAAAGCGATCGTGGGCAGCGTCAACTCGAACCGCGGCCACTTCGAAGCGGCCATCGACACGCTCGCGGCGCTTCCCGAGGGGGTCCTCGAGGCGATCGTCACCGGCGTCTACGGCCTCGAGGAAGTAGACCTCGCGTTCCCGAAGGCCACCGCGAGCGTCCCGGCCGGCCACGGGGCGACGGCGGCCCCGAATGACGACACGCCTATAAAAACGGCGGTCGAATTCACCGATATATGA
- a CDS encoding inorganic diphosphatase, with the protein MVNLWEDLETGPNAPEEIYAVVECLKGERNKYEYDKDVPGVVLDRVLHSNVHYPSDYGFIPQSYYDDEDPFDVLVLVEDQTFPGCVIEARPVALMKMDDDGEQDDKVIAVPSEDPRYDHIEDLEDIPQQQLDEIDEFFATYKNLEAGKEVETQGWEDKQAAYDAIEHAQDLYQEHFQ; encoded by the coding sequence ATGGTCAACCTCTGGGAAGACCTCGAGACCGGACCGAACGCGCCCGAAGAGATCTACGCCGTCGTAGAGTGCCTCAAGGGCGAACGGAACAAGTACGAGTACGACAAGGACGTTCCCGGCGTCGTCCTCGATCGCGTGCTCCACAGTAATGTTCACTACCCGAGTGACTACGGCTTTATTCCGCAGTCGTACTACGACGACGAGGACCCCTTCGACGTCCTCGTCCTCGTCGAGGACCAGACGTTCCCCGGCTGCGTCATCGAGGCCCGTCCCGTCGCGCTGATGAAGATGGACGACGACGGCGAACAGGACGATAAGGTCATCGCCGTCCCGAGCGAGGATCCGCGATACGATCACATCGAGGACCTCGAGGATATCCCCCAGCAGCAACTCGACGAGATCGACGAGTTCTTCGCGACCTACAAGAACTTGGAGGCCGGCAAGGAAGTCGAGACGCAGGGCTGGGAGGACAAGCAGGCCGCCTACGACGCGATCGAACACGCTCAGGACCTCTATCAGGAGCACTTCCAGTAG